In a single window of the Penaeus chinensis breed Huanghai No. 1 chromosome 4, ASM1920278v2, whole genome shotgun sequence genome:
- the LOC125047098 gene encoding copper-transporting ATPase 2-like isoform X4, with translation MAAMTTSMVDIEGMTCQSCVRNIEGVVGGLEGVAAVKVDLQAKRGTVTHDPRAISGAQIAQRIDDMGFEARLLEGQVRLEGNQLVLDEDTKTKGDDNVEVANLLGEPVNCVCGDQLVQVAVKGMTCNSCVKNIEGHIGKLEGVKSIKVSLENERATLIIDPSCVTPSHVRATIDDMGFEAELIADDKATVTIGIEGMTCMSCVRNIQGTIGEKAGVISVKVSLEEKNGTIIYNPSQTNPELLRTQIEDMGFEAVLPSPCDPAGISLSQQTCIISILGMTCNSCVRNIEGTIGGKNGIASISVSLEKEEGTVKFDPSVLSPELIADMIDDMGFEAKVKSSQNGSVSSIPNGKVPKASHEKSITSSWKENEAFEGDESEFEKCFVRIEGMTCASCVAAIEKHVNKLKGVRSILVALMAAKAEVNYDPAQVSPSEIASSITELGFPSSVLDEGVGQGEVDLEISGMTCSSCVYAIESNVMKMKGLKSAVVALATERGKFVFDPAVTGPRDIIDCINGLGFTANLYTGDMGRGSYLDHKKEIRKWRNSFIISLLFGVPAMLVMVYFMAMMEHMSHVEMCCVLPGLSLENLLLFLLATPVQFIGGRHFYTQAFKALRHRTANMDVLIMLATTISYFYSLGVVIAAMALQQTASPMTFFDTPPMLLVFVSLGRWLEHIAKGKTSEALAKLMSLQATEATLVVLDKDSDTSSEKIIDVNLIQRGDILKVKPGEKIPVDGVVVSGNSMVDESLITGESMPVTKKVESQVIGGSINQNGLLLMKATHIGNDTTLAQIVKLVEEAQTSKAPIQQLADKIAGYFVPMVVTVSSLTLISWIIVGYVNIEFVDKRYKDKLGDGYSKTEIVFEFAFRCAITVLAIACPCSLGLATPTAVMVGTGVGATNGILIKGAEPLENAHKVKTVVFDKTGTITHGTPTLAKLCLYVDETVCSLAQFLVVVGAAEFNSEHPIASAISKFCQQCLGNLNAQCKDFRAVSGFGLQCTISGTQHIIQAAMTSEMLLNVKNLTVSYINEYGLTELNGRMPERQEDLFLIGDVLVDCTQASRQSPSSEETPLISPGSVSSTSEGRSVQEPYQVLIGNREWMKQNGIDVPKNVDDQMTEQEELGRTAVLAAVNGQLLGMLAVADTVKPEASLAVYSLKKKGLDVVLLTGDNQKTAAAIARQVGINRVFAELLPTHKVKKVKLLQEAGQRVAMVGDGVNDSPALAQADVGIAISSGTDVAVEAADVVLIRNDLIDVVACLDLSKKTVRRIHLNFVFASIYNLVGIPVAAGVFRPLGFVLQPWMGSAAMAMSSVSVVVSSLLLKLYKKPTREKLATLDYHKAQESRFGNPDELDNISVHRGLGDVPDMRSASALARVKDNLQGIYRLGRPSCQCAGMRFGGKCSCSYTQSLKARVFGSLRRPMRQGHMLVPTEDEDVELKSMAV, from the exons ATGGCGGCGATGACGACCAGCATGGTGGATATCGAGGGCATGACGTGCCAGTCGTGCGTACGCAACATCGAGGGTGTCGTCGGAGGCCTCGAGGGCGTGGCGGccgtcaaggtcgacctccaggCCAAGCGGGGCACGGTCACGCACGACCCGAGGGCCATCTCCGGCGCGCAGATCGCCCAGAGAATCGACGACATGGGCTTCGAGGCCAGGCTCCTCGAGGGCCAGGTGAGACTCGAGGGCAACCAGCTGGTCCTCGACGAAGACACGAAGACCAAAGGAGACGATAACGTGGAGGTCGCCAACCTGCTCGGAGAACCTGTCAACTGCGTCTGCGGGGACCAGCTCGTGCAGGTGGCTGTCAAGG GTATGACATGCAATTCGTGTGTTAAAAATATTGAGGGTCACATAGGTAAGCTGGAAGGGGTGAAGTCCATTAAGGTTTCCCTGGAAAATGAGCGGGCCACACTCATTATCGACCCTTCTTGTGTCACACCCTCCCATGTCAG agCAACCATAGACGACATGGGATTTGAGGCCGAACTCATAGCAGATGATAAAGCAACAGTAACCATAGGGATTGAGGGAATGACGTGCATGTCCTGCGTCAGAAATATACAAGGAACAATTGGAGAGAAAGCAGGAGTTATTTCAGTAAAA GTCAGTTTGGAAGAGAAGAACGGAACAATCATTTATAATCCATCCCAGACAAATCCCGAATTGTTACGGACGCAAATAGAAGACATGGGATTTGAGGCTGTGTTACCTTCACCATGCGATCCAGCTGGAATTTCACTGAGCCAACAGACCTGTATCATATCTATACTGGGCATGACGTGCAACTCTTGTGTGCGGAACATAGAAGGCACGATAGGTGGCAAGAATGGCATAGCCTCTATATCG GTGAgtttagagaaggaggaaggaacagtAAAGTTCGACCCATCAGTCTTGAGTCCAGAATTAATTGCGGACATGATAGATGACATGGGATTTGAAGCAAAGGTTAAATCATCTCAGAATGGAAGTGTTTCATCAATACCTAATGGTAAAG TTCCTAAGGCCAGCCATGAAAAAAGTATAACAAGTtcatggaaagaaaatgaagccTTCGAAGGAGACGAATCTGAATTTGAAAAGTGTTTTGTTCGGATAGAAGGCATGACTTGTGCCTCGTGTGTGGCAGCAATTGAGAAGCATGTCAACAAACTAAAAG GTGTCCGGAGCATCCTGGTGGCACTCATGGCAGCGAAGGCCGAAGTGAATTACGACCCAGCTCAAGTGTCTCCGAGCGAGATAGCCTCTAGCATCACAGAACTGGGCTTCCCGTCTTCCGTGCTAGACGAGGGGGTCGGCCAAGGAGAAGTAGATCTGGAA ATTTCAGGCATGACTTGCTCGTCCTGTGTTTATGCCATTGAGTCCAATGTCATGAAAATGAAAGGCCTCAAGTCGGCAGTGGTGGCTCTGGCAACCGAGAGGGGCAAGTTCGTTTTCGATCCTGCAGTCACTGGTCCTCGAGATATTATAGACTGTATTAAT GGTTTAGGTTTTACAGCTAACTTGTATACAGGTGACATGGGAAGAGGCAGCTACTTGGAccacaagaaggaaatcagaaaaTGGAGGAACTCTTTTATAATTTCCCTCCTCTTTG GAGTCCCAGCCATGTTGGTGATGGTCTATTTCATGGCCATGATGGAGCACATGTCACACGTCGAGATGTGCTGTGTCCTCCCTGGCCTTTCACTAGAGAatcttctgcttttcctcctgGCAACTCCTGTACAG TTTATTGGCGGTCGTCACTTCTACACGCAAGCATTCAAAGCTCTCCGACACAGGACGGCGAACATGGACGTCCTCATCATGTTAGCCACAACAATATCTTACTTCTATTCCCTGGGTGTTGTCATTGCTGCCATGGCCCTCCAGCAGACCGCAAGCCCAATGACTTTCTTTGACACGCCGCCCATGTTGTTAGTGTTTGTATCACTTGGGCGGTGGCTAGAACATATTGCAAAG GGCAAGACATCCGAGGCCTTAGCTAAGTTGATGTCACTGCAAGCCACAGAAGCTACATTAGTTGTCCTTGACAAAGACAGTGATACAAGCTCCGAAAAGATCATAGACGTTAACCTTATTCAGAGAGGAGACATACTGAAA GTAAAACCCGGGGAGAAGATACCTGTGGATGGTGTTGTGGTGTCAGGCAACAGCATGGTAGATGAATCTCTCATAACAGGCGAGTCCATGCCGGTGACCAAGAAAGTGGAATCGCAAGTCATTGGAGGATCCATAAACCAGAATGGCTTACTTCTGATGAAGGCCACACATATTGGGAATGACACCACTCTTGCACAA ATTGTGAAACTAGTAGAGGAAGCACAGACTTCTAAGGCCCCTATTCAGCAGCTCGCAGACAAGATTGCGGGTTATTTTGTTCCTATGGTTGTCACAGTTTCATCGCTCACCCTCATCAGTTGGATCATTGTTGGCTATGTCAACATTGAGTTTGTTGACAAACGTTACAAGGATAAG TTAGGAGATGGATACAGTAAAACTGAAATTGTATTTGAGTTTGCATTCCGATGTGCTATCACTGTCCTGGCCATTGCTTGCCCCTGTTCCCTTGGGCTAGCGACTCCCACTGCTGTTATGGTTGGCACAGGTGTCGGGGCAACCAATGGAATCCTGATAAAGGGAGCAGAACCCTTAGAGAATGCACACAAG GTCAAGACTGTTGTTTTTGACAAGACTGGGACTATCACCCACGGCACACCAACACTAGCCAAACTCTGCTTGTATGTTGACGAGACTGTCTGTTCTCTAGCACAGTTCTTGGTGGTTGTTGGAGCAGCTGAGTTCAATAGTGAACACCCCATTGCTTCTG CAATCTCCAAGTTCTGCCAACAGTGCTTGGGCAACCTCAATGCACAGTGCAAGGACTTTAGGGCAGTGTCTGGTTTTGGTCTGCAGTGCACAATATCCGGGACACAGCACATCATCCAGGCTGCCATGACTTCAGAGATGCTTCTCAATGTGAAGAACTTGACTGTTAGTTATATTAATGAGTATGG ACTGACTGAACTGAATGGTCGCATGCCTGAGAGACAAGAAGACTTGTTTCTTATTGGTGATGTGCTTGTGGATTGCACCCAGGCCTCGCGCCAGTCCCCAAGCAGCGAGGAGACTCCCCTTATCTCGCCTGGCTCGGTCTCTAGCACCTCTGAAGGCAGGAGCGTTCAGGAGCCATACCAG GTACTCATTGGTAACCGAGAATGGATGAAGCAGAATGGAATAGATGTACCAAAGAATGTTGATGACCAAATGACGGAACAAGAGGAGCTTGGTCGCACTGCAGTCCTGGCAGCTGTCAATG gGCAACTCCTTGGCATGTTAGCAGTTGCTGATACCGTCAAGCCAGAGGCATCACTGGCTGTGTACTCCCTGAAGAAGAAGGGGCTGGACGTGGTGCTCCTGACTGGGGACAACCAGAAGACAGCAGCTGCCATTGCCAGACAAGTCGGCATCAACAGGGTTTTTGCTGAGCTTCTACCCACACACAAG GTCAAGAAAGTGAAGCTGTTGCAAGAGGCGGGCCAGAGAGTGGCCATGGTGGGCGATGGCGTCAATGATTCTCCAGCACTTGCTCAGGCGGACGTTGGTATAGCCATATCCTCCGGTACTGATGTGGCCGTGGAAGCAGCAGATGTTGTGCTCATTAGG AATGACCTCATAGACGTGGTGGCGTGCCTTGATCTGTCAAAGAAGACTGTGCGAAGAATCCATctgaattttgtgtttgcatcAATATACAATCTAGTTGGAATCCCTGTGGCAGCTGGTGTCTTTAGACCTCTGGGCTTTGTTTTGCAG
- the LOC125047098 gene encoding copper-transporting ATPase 2-like isoform X5, protein MAAMTTSMVDIEGMTCQSCVRNIEGVVGGLEGVAAVKVDLQAKRGTVTHDPRAISGAQIAQRIDDMGFEARLLEGQVRLEGNQLVLDEDTKTKGDDNVEVANLLGEPVNCVCGDQLVQVAVKGMTCNSCVKNIEGHIGKLEGVKSIKVSLENERATLIIDPSCVTPSHVRATIDDMGFEAELIADDKATVTIGIEGMTCMSCVRNIQGTIGEKAGVISVKVSLEEKNGTIIYNPSQTNPELLRTQIEDMGFEAVLPSPCDPAGISLSQQTCIISILGMTCNSCVRNIEGTIGGKNGIASISVSLEKEEGTVKFDPSVLSPELIADMIDDMGFEAKVKSSQNGSVSSIPNGKVPKASHEKSITSSWKENEAFEGDESEFEKCFVRIEGMTCASCVAAIEKHVNKLKGVRSILVALMAAKAEVNYDPAQVSPSEIASSITELGFPSSVLDEGVGQGEVDLEISGMTCSSCVYAIESNVMKMKGLKSAVVALATERGKFVFDPAVTGPRDIIDCINGLGFTANLYTGDMGRGSYLDHKKEIRKWRNSFIISLLFGVPAMLVMVYFMAMMEHMSHVEMCCVLPGLSLENLLLFLLATPVQFIGGRHFYTQAFKALRHRTANMDVLIMLATTISYFYSLGVVIAAMALQQTASPMTFFDTPPMLLVFVSLGRWLEHIAKGKTSEALAKLMSLQATEATLVVLDKDSDTSSEKIIDVNLIQRGDILKVKPGEKIPVDGVVVSGNSMVDESLITGESMPVTKKVESQVIGGSINQNGLLLMKATHIGNDTTLAQIVKLVEEAQTSKAPIQQLADKIAGYFVPMVVTVSSLTLISWIIVGYVNIEFVDKRYKDKLGDGYSKTEIVFEFAFRCAITVLAIACPCSLGLATPTAVMVGTGVGATNGILIKGAEPLENAHKVKTVVFDKTGTITHGTPTLAKLCLYVDETVCSLAQFLVVVGAAEFNSEHPIASAISKFCQQCLGNLNAQCKDFRAVSGFGLQCTISGTQHIIQAAMTSEMLLNVKNLTVSYINEYGLTELNGRMPERQEDLFLIGDVLVDCTQASRQSPSSEETPLISPGSVSSTSEGRSVQEPYQVLIGNREWMKQNGIDVPKNVDDQMTEQEELGRTAVLAAVNGQLLGMLAVADTVKPEASLAVYSLKKKGLDVVLLTGDNQKTAAAIARQVGINRVFAELLPTHKVKKVKLLQEAGQRVAMVGDGVNDSPALAQADVGIAISSGTDVAVEAADVVLIRNDLIDVVACLDLSKKTVRRIHLNFVFASIYNLVGIPVAAGVFRPLGFVLQPWMGSAAMAMSSVSVVVSSLLLKLYKKPTREKLATLDYHKAQESRFGNPDELDNISVHRGLGDVPDMRSASALASKCRAGLNSIRRSVWVLIQWPWLVYGALKTIHSRYSGLYEDL, encoded by the exons ATGGCGGCGATGACGACCAGCATGGTGGATATCGAGGGCATGACGTGCCAGTCGTGCGTACGCAACATCGAGGGTGTCGTCGGAGGCCTCGAGGGCGTGGCGGccgtcaaggtcgacctccaggCCAAGCGGGGCACGGTCACGCACGACCCGAGGGCCATCTCCGGCGCGCAGATCGCCCAGAGAATCGACGACATGGGCTTCGAGGCCAGGCTCCTCGAGGGCCAGGTGAGACTCGAGGGCAACCAGCTGGTCCTCGACGAAGACACGAAGACCAAAGGAGACGATAACGTGGAGGTCGCCAACCTGCTCGGAGAACCTGTCAACTGCGTCTGCGGGGACCAGCTCGTGCAGGTGGCTGTCAAGG GTATGACATGCAATTCGTGTGTTAAAAATATTGAGGGTCACATAGGTAAGCTGGAAGGGGTGAAGTCCATTAAGGTTTCCCTGGAAAATGAGCGGGCCACACTCATTATCGACCCTTCTTGTGTCACACCCTCCCATGTCAG agCAACCATAGACGACATGGGATTTGAGGCCGAACTCATAGCAGATGATAAAGCAACAGTAACCATAGGGATTGAGGGAATGACGTGCATGTCCTGCGTCAGAAATATACAAGGAACAATTGGAGAGAAAGCAGGAGTTATTTCAGTAAAA GTCAGTTTGGAAGAGAAGAACGGAACAATCATTTATAATCCATCCCAGACAAATCCCGAATTGTTACGGACGCAAATAGAAGACATGGGATTTGAGGCTGTGTTACCTTCACCATGCGATCCAGCTGGAATTTCACTGAGCCAACAGACCTGTATCATATCTATACTGGGCATGACGTGCAACTCTTGTGTGCGGAACATAGAAGGCACGATAGGTGGCAAGAATGGCATAGCCTCTATATCG GTGAgtttagagaaggaggaaggaacagtAAAGTTCGACCCATCAGTCTTGAGTCCAGAATTAATTGCGGACATGATAGATGACATGGGATTTGAAGCAAAGGTTAAATCATCTCAGAATGGAAGTGTTTCATCAATACCTAATGGTAAAG TTCCTAAGGCCAGCCATGAAAAAAGTATAACAAGTtcatggaaagaaaatgaagccTTCGAAGGAGACGAATCTGAATTTGAAAAGTGTTTTGTTCGGATAGAAGGCATGACTTGTGCCTCGTGTGTGGCAGCAATTGAGAAGCATGTCAACAAACTAAAAG GTGTCCGGAGCATCCTGGTGGCACTCATGGCAGCGAAGGCCGAAGTGAATTACGACCCAGCTCAAGTGTCTCCGAGCGAGATAGCCTCTAGCATCACAGAACTGGGCTTCCCGTCTTCCGTGCTAGACGAGGGGGTCGGCCAAGGAGAAGTAGATCTGGAA ATTTCAGGCATGACTTGCTCGTCCTGTGTTTATGCCATTGAGTCCAATGTCATGAAAATGAAAGGCCTCAAGTCGGCAGTGGTGGCTCTGGCAACCGAGAGGGGCAAGTTCGTTTTCGATCCTGCAGTCACTGGTCCTCGAGATATTATAGACTGTATTAAT GGTTTAGGTTTTACAGCTAACTTGTATACAGGTGACATGGGAAGAGGCAGCTACTTGGAccacaagaaggaaatcagaaaaTGGAGGAACTCTTTTATAATTTCCCTCCTCTTTG GAGTCCCAGCCATGTTGGTGATGGTCTATTTCATGGCCATGATGGAGCACATGTCACACGTCGAGATGTGCTGTGTCCTCCCTGGCCTTTCACTAGAGAatcttctgcttttcctcctgGCAACTCCTGTACAG TTTATTGGCGGTCGTCACTTCTACACGCAAGCATTCAAAGCTCTCCGACACAGGACGGCGAACATGGACGTCCTCATCATGTTAGCCACAACAATATCTTACTTCTATTCCCTGGGTGTTGTCATTGCTGCCATGGCCCTCCAGCAGACCGCAAGCCCAATGACTTTCTTTGACACGCCGCCCATGTTGTTAGTGTTTGTATCACTTGGGCGGTGGCTAGAACATATTGCAAAG GGCAAGACATCCGAGGCCTTAGCTAAGTTGATGTCACTGCAAGCCACAGAAGCTACATTAGTTGTCCTTGACAAAGACAGTGATACAAGCTCCGAAAAGATCATAGACGTTAACCTTATTCAGAGAGGAGACATACTGAAA GTAAAACCCGGGGAGAAGATACCTGTGGATGGTGTTGTGGTGTCAGGCAACAGCATGGTAGATGAATCTCTCATAACAGGCGAGTCCATGCCGGTGACCAAGAAAGTGGAATCGCAAGTCATTGGAGGATCCATAAACCAGAATGGCTTACTTCTGATGAAGGCCACACATATTGGGAATGACACCACTCTTGCACAA ATTGTGAAACTAGTAGAGGAAGCACAGACTTCTAAGGCCCCTATTCAGCAGCTCGCAGACAAGATTGCGGGTTATTTTGTTCCTATGGTTGTCACAGTTTCATCGCTCACCCTCATCAGTTGGATCATTGTTGGCTATGTCAACATTGAGTTTGTTGACAAACGTTACAAGGATAAG TTAGGAGATGGATACAGTAAAACTGAAATTGTATTTGAGTTTGCATTCCGATGTGCTATCACTGTCCTGGCCATTGCTTGCCCCTGTTCCCTTGGGCTAGCGACTCCCACTGCTGTTATGGTTGGCACAGGTGTCGGGGCAACCAATGGAATCCTGATAAAGGGAGCAGAACCCTTAGAGAATGCACACAAG GTCAAGACTGTTGTTTTTGACAAGACTGGGACTATCACCCACGGCACACCAACACTAGCCAAACTCTGCTTGTATGTTGACGAGACTGTCTGTTCTCTAGCACAGTTCTTGGTGGTTGTTGGAGCAGCTGAGTTCAATAGTGAACACCCCATTGCTTCTG CAATCTCCAAGTTCTGCCAACAGTGCTTGGGCAACCTCAATGCACAGTGCAAGGACTTTAGGGCAGTGTCTGGTTTTGGTCTGCAGTGCACAATATCCGGGACACAGCACATCATCCAGGCTGCCATGACTTCAGAGATGCTTCTCAATGTGAAGAACTTGACTGTTAGTTATATTAATGAGTATGG ACTGACTGAACTGAATGGTCGCATGCCTGAGAGACAAGAAGACTTGTTTCTTATTGGTGATGTGCTTGTGGATTGCACCCAGGCCTCGCGCCAGTCCCCAAGCAGCGAGGAGACTCCCCTTATCTCGCCTGGCTCGGTCTCTAGCACCTCTGAAGGCAGGAGCGTTCAGGAGCCATACCAG GTACTCATTGGTAACCGAGAATGGATGAAGCAGAATGGAATAGATGTACCAAAGAATGTTGATGACCAAATGACGGAACAAGAGGAGCTTGGTCGCACTGCAGTCCTGGCAGCTGTCAATG gGCAACTCCTTGGCATGTTAGCAGTTGCTGATACCGTCAAGCCAGAGGCATCACTGGCTGTGTACTCCCTGAAGAAGAAGGGGCTGGACGTGGTGCTCCTGACTGGGGACAACCAGAAGACAGCAGCTGCCATTGCCAGACAAGTCGGCATCAACAGGGTTTTTGCTGAGCTTCTACCCACACACAAG GTCAAGAAAGTGAAGCTGTTGCAAGAGGCGGGCCAGAGAGTGGCCATGGTGGGCGATGGCGTCAATGATTCTCCAGCACTTGCTCAGGCGGACGTTGGTATAGCCATATCCTCCGGTACTGATGTGGCCGTGGAAGCAGCAGATGTTGTGCTCATTAGG AATGACCTCATAGACGTGGTGGCGTGCCTTGATCTGTCAAAGAAGACTGTGCGAAGAATCCATctgaattttgtgtttgcatcAATATACAATCTAGTTGGAATCCCTGTGGCAGCTGGTGTCTTTAGACCTCTGGGCTTTGTTTTGCAG